Proteins from one Phyllobacterium zundukense genomic window:
- a CDS encoding D-alanyl-D-alanine carboxypeptidase family protein: protein MSFYSFSKVVALIGVILGTASGCTTAATLSTVTPTVAPVSEKSASIVVDGSTGAVLYQASADLPRVPASLTKMMTLYLTFEALKSGRITKTTLLPVSAHAASQAPSKLGLKPGQTIDVDTAIRAIVVKSANDVAVVLAEYLGGTEDQFAAQMTAKARQLGMRGTNFHNASGLPDPQQITTARDMALLGMSLRKHYPGQYYYFVAQDFVYNGKLIRGHNRVLAQLNGADGIKTGYVRASGFNIVTSISDNGRQLVAVVMGGETARSRDAQVVSLVNAYLPQVASRF from the coding sequence ATGTCGTTCTATTCATTTTCGAAAGTCGTGGCGTTGATAGGGGTGATTCTTGGCACGGCCAGCGGCTGTACCACCGCTGCAACGCTGAGTACCGTCACTCCGACGGTTGCCCCGGTTTCGGAAAAATCCGCTTCGATCGTGGTCGACGGCAGTACGGGCGCTGTTCTCTATCAGGCGAGCGCTGATCTACCGCGGGTACCAGCTTCCCTGACCAAGATGATGACGCTCTACCTCACTTTCGAGGCACTGAAATCCGGCCGGATCACCAAGACGACTCTCCTGCCAGTCTCCGCTCACGCTGCATCGCAGGCGCCAAGCAAGCTCGGTTTGAAGCCGGGCCAGACGATCGACGTCGATACCGCGATCAGGGCGATCGTTGTCAAATCCGCCAATGATGTCGCCGTGGTTCTAGCCGAATATCTTGGCGGCACGGAGGATCAGTTCGCAGCGCAGATGACGGCGAAGGCGCGTCAACTCGGCATGCGAGGCACGAACTTCCACAACGCTTCCGGTTTGCCCGATCCGCAGCAGATCACGACGGCGCGTGACATGGCACTGCTTGGTATGTCGCTGCGCAAGCATTACCCCGGGCAATACTATTATTTCGTCGCCCAGGATTTCGTCTACAACGGAAAACTCATCCGCGGGCATAACCGGGTTCTGGCACAGTTGAACGGGGCGGATGGCATCAAGACAGGTTATGTGCGCGCTTCCGGCTTCAACATCGTCACGTCGATCAGCGACAATGGCCGGCAGCTCGTGGCAGTCGTTATGGGCGGCGAGACGGCAAGAAGCCGCGACGCGCAGGTTGTAAGTCTGGTCAACGCCTATCTGCCGCAAGTCGCCTCGCGTTTCTGA
- a CDS encoding L-idonate 5-dehydrogenase has product MSTTGIAATLFGAEDLRVVDIELGDLAPNMVRVRFGAAGICGSDMHYFRHARTGDFVVTSPLILGHEVAGEVVEIGSNVTGLAVGERVAVNPSRWCEHCAYCHEGRANLCENIYFMGSASKTPHMQGGFASLFDATASQCVKVPADLPYQAAALAEPLAVCLHAVRRAGHVKGTSTIIFGSGPIGLLTMLALKHAGAGSVAMVDVAAAPLKFAAELGADQTIDLSQGEEQLAAFAAATPYDIAFEISGTAAGLASAIRTVRRGGTVVQVGNLAGGSIPVPANAVMSKELDLIGTFRFGEEFFEAVELIVEGKIDVLRLVTSEFKLADAPEAFRVALDRSRSVKVVLTA; this is encoded by the coding sequence ATGAGTACCACGGGCATTGCTGCAACTCTCTTCGGCGCCGAAGACCTTCGTGTCGTCGATATCGAACTTGGTGACCTCGCGCCGAACATGGTGCGGGTTCGCTTCGGGGCTGCCGGCATATGCGGCTCCGACATGCATTATTTCCGTCATGCGAGAACCGGCGATTTCGTCGTTACCTCGCCGTTGATACTTGGTCACGAGGTAGCGGGTGAAGTCGTCGAGATCGGGAGCAACGTGACCGGACTGGCGGTTGGTGAGCGGGTTGCGGTCAATCCGTCGCGCTGGTGCGAACACTGCGCCTATTGTCACGAAGGCCGGGCAAATCTTTGCGAGAACATTTACTTCATGGGTTCGGCTTCGAAAACGCCGCATATGCAGGGAGGTTTCGCCAGTCTGTTCGATGCAACCGCATCGCAATGCGTCAAGGTGCCAGCGGACTTGCCCTATCAGGCAGCGGCGCTCGCCGAACCACTGGCGGTCTGCCTGCACGCGGTACGTCGCGCCGGCCATGTGAAAGGAACTTCGACCATCATATTCGGTTCGGGTCCCATCGGTCTCTTGACCATGCTGGCGCTGAAACATGCGGGTGCAGGATCTGTGGCCATGGTCGACGTTGCCGCCGCGCCGTTGAAATTCGCAGCAGAGCTCGGCGCTGACCAGACGATAGACCTGTCGCAAGGCGAGGAACAACTGGCGGCGTTCGCCGCTGCTACGCCATACGATATCGCCTTCGAAATTTCCGGAACGGCGGCGGGACTGGCTTCGGCCATTCGCACGGTCAGGCGCGGCGGAACGGTGGTTCAGGTCGGTAACCTCGCTGGCGGATCGATCCCCGTTCCTGCAAATGCGGTGATGTCGAAGGAGCTCGATCTGATCGGGACATTCCGCTTTGGCGAGGAGTTTTTCGAAGCGGTCGAGTTGATCGTCGAGGGCAAGATCGATGTGTTGCGGCTGGTAACCAGCGAGTTCAAACTCGCCGACGCGCCTGAAGCGTTTCGTGTGGCTCTGGACCGCTCGCGCAGCGTCAAGGTGGTGTTGACGGCATAA
- a CDS encoding TRAP transporter large permease, producing MLLLVGTFLVLMLVGVPVAISMAVASVLYLVFFGVAPDIIVAQRMIAGVESFPLLAVPFFILAGNLMNSAGVTGRIYSFAVSLVGWMKGGLAQVNIIGSVIFSGMSGTALADAAGIGTIEIKAMKDHGYPVEAAVGVTAASATLGPIFPPSLPFVIYGMMANVSIGALFMAGILPGIVMTALMMVTVAIFAYVKRWGSDAPFEIKQLLEASLEIVVVACVPVVIYLLMLTGLSINASVGIALVLLLAADWYFDFSAVMALMTPVILIGGMTMGWFTPTEAAVAAVLWSLFLGLVRYRTMTLKSLAKASFDTIETTASVLFIVTAASVFAWLLTVSQAAQLLSTAILSITENKWVFLILVNLLMLFVGCFLDTIAAITILVPILLPLVLKFGIDPVHFGLIMTLNLMIGLLHPPLGMVLFVLSRVAKLSVERTTMAILPWLVPLFIALIAITFIPAITLWLPTQLGLIK from the coding sequence ATGTTATTGCTCGTTGGAACTTTCCTTGTCCTTATGCTTGTCGGCGTGCCGGTCGCCATTTCCATGGCCGTTGCCTCAGTGCTCTATCTCGTCTTTTTCGGAGTCGCCCCGGACATCATCGTGGCGCAGCGAATGATCGCCGGTGTTGAAAGCTTCCCGCTTCTCGCCGTGCCGTTTTTCATCCTTGCCGGTAACCTGATGAATTCCGCAGGTGTCACCGGGCGCATCTATTCCTTCGCCGTCTCGCTCGTCGGCTGGATGAAGGGTGGTCTGGCGCAGGTCAATATCATCGGGTCGGTGATCTTCTCCGGCATGTCGGGAACTGCTTTGGCCGACGCTGCCGGTATCGGTACAATCGAGATCAAGGCGATGAAGGATCACGGCTATCCCGTCGAGGCGGCTGTCGGCGTTACCGCGGCTTCCGCGACGCTCGGACCGATTTTTCCGCCGTCTTTGCCCTTCGTCATCTACGGGATGATGGCCAATGTCTCTATCGGCGCATTGTTCATGGCGGGCATCCTGCCCGGCATCGTCATGACCGCGCTGATGATGGTTACCGTTGCCATCTTCGCCTATGTGAAGCGCTGGGGTTCCGATGCGCCATTCGAGATAAAGCAGCTTCTGGAGGCCTCGCTCGAGATCGTGGTCGTGGCGTGTGTTCCTGTGGTTATCTATCTGCTGATGCTCACGGGCCTTTCCATCAACGCGTCAGTCGGTATCGCGCTGGTGCTGCTCCTTGCCGCAGACTGGTATTTCGATTTCTCCGCGGTTATGGCGCTGATGACGCCGGTGATCCTCATCGGCGGCATGACCATGGGCTGGTTCACGCCGACAGAAGCGGCGGTCGCCGCCGTCTTGTGGTCGCTGTTCCTCGGCTTGGTGCGCTATCGAACAATGACGTTGAAGAGCCTTGCCAAGGCGAGTTTCGACACGATCGAAACAACCGCTTCGGTATTGTTCATTGTGACAGCGGCCTCCGTCTTCGCATGGCTTTTGACCGTCAGCCAGGCGGCTCAGCTCCTGTCGACGGCAATCCTGTCGATTACCGAGAACAAGTGGGTTTTCCTCATCCTTGTTAACCTGTTGATGCTGTTTGTTGGCTGCTTCCTTGATACGATTGCCGCCATCACCATCCTTGTGCCCATCCTGTTGCCACTCGTACTGAAATTCGGCATCGATCCGGTGCATTTCGGCTTGATCATGACGTTGAACCTGATGATTGGCCTGCTGCACCCGCCGCTTGGCATGGTACTGTTCGTCTTGTCGCGTGTTGCGAAGCTCTCGGTCGAGCGCACCACAATGGCGATCTTGCCATGGCTTGTTCCACTGTTCATCGCACTGATCGCGATCACATTCATTCCGGCCATCACCCTTTGGCTGCCAACACAACTGGGTCTGATCAAATGA
- a CDS encoding TRAP transporter small permease gives MSNEIHTPVTAEELAHSFEDAAPVADLSDYAIEDWLTLIVFWLMTGCVFLQFFTRYVMNDSYAWTEEIAINCLIGVVFLGSVMCVRVSRHIQVDVLYHYLPAGVARALSNFVDIVRIGFFAYAVWLMWRYVEIVAEERMVTVDLPRNIVFYSVFVAFILMLLRAVQVFIRNVRRGYSVLERPEEFQKIED, from the coding sequence ATGTCAAATGAAATTCATACCCCGGTAACTGCCGAAGAGCTTGCTCATTCCTTCGAAGATGCTGCGCCGGTGGCTGATCTATCGGATTATGCCATTGAAGATTGGCTGACACTGATCGTCTTCTGGCTCATGACGGGATGCGTATTCCTTCAGTTCTTTACGCGATACGTCATGAACGACAGCTATGCCTGGACCGAAGAAATCGCCATCAACTGTCTGATCGGCGTCGTGTTTCTCGGCTCTGTGATGTGCGTCCGCGTCTCGCGGCATATTCAGGTGGACGTTCTCTACCACTACTTGCCGGCGGGTGTCGCTCGCGCGCTGTCAAACTTCGTCGATATCGTGCGCATCGGCTTCTTCGCCTACGCGGTCTGGCTGATGTGGCGATACGTCGAGATCGTTGCGGAAGAGCGCATGGTGACGGTCGATCTGCCGCGCAACATCGTTTTTTACAGCGTGTTCGTCGCATTCATATTGATGCTACTCCGCGCCGTTCAGGTTTTCATCCGCAATGTTCGCCGGGGCTATTCCGTCCTGGAGCGTCCCGAAGAATTCCAGAAGATCGAGGACTGA